A region of Rhodoferax potami DNA encodes the following proteins:
- a CDS encoding peptide chain release factor 3 — translation MTYAPETKRRRTFAIISHPDAGKTTLTEKLLLFSGAIQIAGSVKARKASRHATSDWMEIEKQRGISVASSVMQMSYRDHVVNLLDTPGHKDFSEDTYRVLTAVDSALMVIDAANGVEAQTRRLIEVCRQRDTPIITFVNKMDREVREPLDILDEIERELGMPCVPMTWPVGQGKLFGGIINLRTQAMTVFESGSERRPQDFDTMPLSDPAALQARFGHEWDTAVESMELATGASPEWDHEAFLAGKQTPVFFGSGVNNFGVMEVLDALVDLAPAPQKRISTTLVNRQPVVKEIQPEDSAFSGVVFKVQANMDANHRDRIAFVRMASGKYTPGMKLKVMRTAKELRPTSVVTFMSQRREAVEEAYAGDIVGFTTHGGVQLGDTITDGSVNLMYTGLPFFAPEMFMTVVLKNPLRTKQLQQGLAQLGEEGAIQVFKPEMGGNMLLGAVGQLQFEVVQHRLKGEYDADIRLESSQYTGARWITADTPKELQEFVNAYPMRMAKDAADTLAYLCTSPYDVRLAQERFPKIHFHPLREHAGLALQTAG, via the coding sequence GTGACCTACGCACCCGAGACCAAGCGCCGCCGCACTTTTGCGATCATTTCCCACCCGGACGCCGGTAAAACCACGCTCACCGAAAAGCTCTTGCTGTTCTCGGGCGCGATCCAGATCGCCGGCTCGGTGAAAGCCCGCAAAGCCAGCCGACACGCCACCTCCGACTGGATGGAAATTGAAAAGCAACGTGGCATCTCGGTGGCCTCGTCGGTCATGCAGATGTCGTACCGCGACCACGTGGTCAACCTGCTCGACACCCCCGGCCACAAAGACTTCTCGGAAGACACCTACCGCGTGCTCACTGCTGTGGATTCGGCGCTGATGGTGATTGACGCAGCCAACGGTGTGGAAGCCCAGACCCGCCGCCTGATCGAAGTGTGCCGCCAGCGCGATACGCCCATCATCACCTTTGTGAACAAGATGGACCGTGAAGTGCGCGAGCCCTTGGACATCCTGGACGAAATCGAGCGCGAACTGGGCATGCCCTGCGTGCCCATGACCTGGCCTGTGGGCCAAGGCAAGCTGTTCGGCGGCATCATCAACCTGCGCACCCAGGCCATGACCGTGTTTGAGTCTGGCAGCGAGCGCCGCCCGCAAGACTTCGACACCATGCCCCTGAGCGACCCTGCCGCGCTGCAAGCCCGCTTCGGCCACGAGTGGGACACGGCGGTGGAGAGCATGGAGCTTGCCACCGGCGCATCCCCCGAGTGGGACCACGAAGCCTTTTTGGCCGGCAAGCAAACGCCGGTGTTCTTCGGCTCCGGGGTGAACAACTTCGGTGTGATGGAAGTGCTGGACGCGCTGGTCGACCTGGCACCCGCACCACAGAAACGCATCAGCACCACGCTAGTGAACCGCCAGCCGGTAGTCAAAGAAATCCAGCCTGAAGACAGCGCTTTCAGCGGCGTGGTCTTCAAGGTGCAGGCCAATATGGATGCCAACCACCGCGACCGCATCGCCTTCGTGCGCATGGCCAGCGGCAAGTACACGCCGGGCATGAAGCTGAAAGTCATGCGCACCGCCAAAGAGCTGCGCCCCACTAGCGTGGTGACCTTCATGAGCCAGCGCCGTGAAGCGGTGGAAGAAGCGTATGCCGGCGATATCGTGGGCTTTACCACCCACGGCGGCGTGCAACTGGGCGACACCATCACCGATGGCAGCGTCAACCTCATGTACACCGGCCTGCCTTTCTTTGCGCCCGAAATGTTCATGACCGTGGTGCTCAAAAACCCCTTGCGCACCAAGCAGCTGCAGCAGGGCCTGGCCCAGCTGGGCGAGGAAGGCGCCATCCAGGTGTTCAAGCCCGAAATGGGCGGCAACATGCTGCTGGGCGCGGTGGGCCAACTGCAGTTTGAAGTGGTGCAGCACCGCCTCAAGGGCGAGTACGACGCCGACATCCGCCTGGAAAGCAGCCAGTACACCGGTGCGCGTTGGATCACTGCCGACACGCCCAAAGAACTGCAGGAGTTTGTGAACGCCTACCCCATGCGCATGGCCAAGGACGCAGCAGACACGCTTGCCTACCTGTGCACCAGCCCCTACGACGTGCGCTTGGCGCAGGAGCGATTTCCGAAGATCCACTTCCACCCGCTGCGCGAGCATGCAGGCTTGGCGCTGCAGACGGCAGGTTGA
- a CDS encoding substrate-binding domain-containing protein, with translation MSIKQLAQALGLSTSTVSRALNGYTDVNALTRTRVKEMADAMGYRPDAGARRLVRGNTDAIGIVYSAAVENLGNPQFLDMADGLGERLEREHQDLLLAVAKNETELEIYERLFKGGRVDAVIVPNTRVHDPRVDFLLENNYPFVGYGRTAECAHYSWLDFDNDLGSKLAVEHLLALGHTRIAYVHAPLELNFAFQRHRGYVSTLQAAGVECPPGYCIGGVNDRRSGLNAVAQVLALSPRPTAVLVDNNLGGVGLIRGLMDAGLRVGQDISVVVHGDIPQDTLLTGLNVTTVTQPTPQTTGIALAEMVMQVLRDPESGPYQLLRQPALQVGSSSGPAD, from the coding sequence GTGAGCATCAAGCAGTTGGCCCAGGCACTAGGGCTGTCCACCTCTACGGTTAGCAGGGCCTTGAACGGGTACACCGACGTCAATGCACTCACCCGCACCCGTGTGAAAGAGATGGCAGACGCCATGGGCTACCGCCCCGACGCGGGTGCGCGCCGGCTGGTACGCGGTAACACCGATGCGATTGGCATTGTGTATTCCGCAGCGGTCGAAAACCTGGGTAATCCGCAGTTTCTGGACATGGCCGACGGCTTGGGCGAGCGCCTGGAGCGCGAGCACCAGGACTTGTTGCTGGCGGTGGCCAAAAACGAAACCGAGCTGGAAATTTACGAGCGCTTGTTCAAAGGCGGGCGGGTGGATGCGGTCATTGTTCCCAACACCCGTGTGCACGACCCGCGCGTAGACTTTTTGCTGGAGAACAACTACCCCTTTGTCGGCTACGGCCGCACCGCAGAGTGCGCGCACTACTCGTGGCTGGACTTCGACAATGACCTGGGCAGCAAACTGGCCGTGGAGCATTTGCTGGCCTTGGGCCACACCCGCATTGCGTATGTGCATGCGCCGCTGGAGCTGAACTTTGCTTTTCAGCGGCACCGGGGCTATGTCAGCACCCTGCAGGCAGCCGGTGTGGAGTGCCCGCCCGGCTATTGCATCGGGGGTGTGAACGACCGGCGTAGCGGGTTGAATGCGGTAGCGCAGGTCTTGGCCTTGTCGCCCCGGCCCACGGCCGTGCTGGTGGACAACAACCTGGGCGGCGTCGGCCTGATCCGGGGGCTGATGGATGCGGGGCTGCGCGTCGGGCAAGACATCTCGGTGGTGGTGCATGGCGACATTCCACAAGACACCTTGCTGACCGGGCTGAACGTGACTACCGTGACGCAGCCCACACCGCAAACTACCGGCATCGCTTTGGCCGAGATGGTGATGCAAGTGCTGCGCGACCCCGAAAGCGGCCCTTACCAGCTGCTCCGCCAACCCGCTTTGCAAGTGGGGAGCAGTAGCGGCCCGGCCGATTGA
- the ahcY gene encoding adenosylhomocysteinase produces MSAVLKLVKNAKTPKAVKTVKPAKAVAAPVKAEDFKIADLSLADWGRKELTIAETEMPGLMAIREEFAKAQPLKGARITGSLHMTIQTGVLVETLQALGADVRWASCNIFSTQDHAAAALVAKGTPVFAHKGETLDEYWDFTHRIFEFGGKKGTAAEGPNMILDDGGDATLLMHLGARAEKDIKVLAKPGSEEEVCLFNAIKAKLKVDPTWYSRRLKNIIGVTEETTTGVMRLEEMSAKGTLALRAINVNDSVTKSKFDNLYGCRESLVDGIKRATDVMIAGKVAVVAGYGDVGKGSAQALRALSAQVWVTEIDPINALQAAMEGYKVVTMEYAADKADIFVTTTGNKNVITYAHMDAMKDQAIVCNIGHFDNEIDVASLSKCKWEEIKPQVDHVIFPAKGKKASKRIILLAKGRLVNLGCGTGHPSFVMSSSFANQTIAQIELFTKPKEYKAGKVYVLPKHLDEKVARLHLKKVGAMLTELTEEQASYIGVSKAGPYKKDTYRY; encoded by the coding sequence ATGAGCGCTGTATTGAAACTGGTTAAGAACGCCAAGACCCCCAAAGCGGTAAAGACGGTTAAACCCGCCAAAGCCGTCGCTGCCCCCGTGAAGGCAGAAGACTTCAAGATCGCCGACCTGAGCCTGGCCGATTGGGGCCGCAAAGAGCTGACCATCGCCGAGACCGAAATGCCCGGCCTGATGGCCATCCGTGAAGAGTTCGCCAAGGCCCAGCCTCTGAAGGGCGCGCGTATCACCGGATCCCTGCACATGACCATCCAAACCGGCGTGCTGGTCGAAACCCTGCAAGCCTTGGGCGCAGATGTGCGTTGGGCCTCGTGCAACATCTTCTCTACCCAAGACCACGCAGCCGCAGCGTTGGTGGCCAAGGGCACCCCCGTGTTCGCGCACAAGGGCGAGACTTTGGACGAGTACTGGGACTTCACCCACCGCATTTTTGAATTCGGTGGCAAGAAGGGCACTGCGGCTGAAGGCCCCAACATGATTCTGGACGACGGCGGCGATGCCACCTTGTTGATGCACCTGGGCGCCCGCGCCGAGAAAGACATCAAGGTTTTGGCCAAGCCCGGTAGCGAAGAAGAAGTCTGTCTGTTCAACGCCATCAAGGCCAAGCTGAAGGTGGACCCCACCTGGTACAGCCGCCGCCTGAAGAACATCATCGGCGTGACCGAAGAAACCACCACCGGTGTGATGCGTCTGGAAGAAATGTCCGCCAAGGGCACTCTGGCCCTGCGGGCCATCAACGTGAACGATTCGGTGACCAAGAGCAAGTTCGACAACCTGTACGGTTGCCGCGAATCCCTGGTCGACGGCATCAAACGCGCGACTGACGTAATGATCGCCGGCAAGGTGGCTGTGGTCGCTGGCTACGGTGACGTGGGCAAGGGCTCTGCCCAGGCGCTGCGTGCTTTGTCCGCCCAAGTGTGGGTGACAGAAATCGACCCGATCAATGCCCTGCAAGCCGCCATGGAAGGCTACAAGGTCGTGACCATGGAATACGCTGCCGACAAGGCCGACATTTTCGTGACCACCACCGGCAACAAGAACGTGATCACGTACGCTCACATGGATGCGATGAAGGATCAGGCCATCGTCTGCAACATCGGTCACTTTGACAACGAAATCGACGTGGCGTCCCTGTCCAAGTGCAAGTGGGAAGAGATCAAACCCCAGGTGGACCACGTGATCTTCCCTGCCAAGGGCAAGAAGGCTTCCAAGCGCATCATCTTGTTGGCCAAGGGCCGCTTGGTGAACCTGGGCTGCGGCACTGGCCACCCCAGCTTTGTGATGTCCTCCAGCTTTGCGAACCAGACGATCGCCCAGATCGAGCTGTTCACCAAGCCGAAGGAATACAAGGCCGGCAAGGTCTATGTCTTGCCCAAGCACCTGGACGAAAAAGTGGCACGCTTGCACCTGAAGAAAGTCGGCGCCATGTTGACCGAACTGACAGAAGAGCAAGCGTCGTACATCGGCGTGAGCAAAGCCGGTCCGTACAAGAAAGACACCTACCGCTACTAA
- the rpsI gene encoding 30S ribosomal protein S9 — translation MIGEWNNGTGRRKSSVARVFLKKGTGKITVNGKDIENFFGRQTSIMICKQPLMLTNHAETFDIMVNVAGGGESGQAGATRHGITRALIDYDASLKPALSQAGFVTRDAREVERKKVGFHGARRRKQFSKR, via the coding sequence ATGATTGGTGAATGGAACAATGGAACAGGCCGTCGCAAATCCAGCGTCGCCCGCGTTTTCCTGAAAAAAGGCACTGGCAAGATCACTGTGAACGGTAAAGACATCGAAAACTTCTTCGGTCGTCAAACCTCCATCATGATTTGCAAGCAACCCCTGATGCTGACTAACCACGCTGAAACGTTTGACATCATGGTCAACGTCGCTGGCGGCGGTGAGTCCGGCCAAGCGGGTGCTACCCGTCACGGCATCACACGTGCATTGATCGATTACGACGCGAGCCTCAAGCCCGCACTGAGCCAAGCCGGCTTCGTAACTCGTGACGCGCGTGAAGTGGAACGTAAGAAGGTCGGCTTCCACGGCGCTCGTCGTCGTAAGCAGTTCTCCAAGCGTTAA
- a CDS encoding helix-turn-helix transcriptional regulator has translation MGDLNCVDTFNHIVGTLYDAVLYKEPNHFSNALKDFERTIESDSCHLFALDRIGRDIFTVNTHSEDVDQQIQGYYEHFRHMDPRLEKTLNHVGEAYRCTDFFSASFMNRNEFFQDYLVPMGRVFTAGGMISKTEDCSNVIVFNRYKGRKDFNLGELSAIRRLFPHLRRALHLAMQQEVTSLAHNTQAELLQQQSVGVIGLGKHQQVLFANPFARALLGSLRNLGWRGQALRDHSPLALMGRRAHQERKPQVIRVPSDKGVLVITAWASPRQETSHWLPSVSAASDQHLHTCLMVQLLRPGHRLTPALLQQLYGYTSAEARLAKELAQGTTVEDYANSFHVSVATVRTQLRQVLAKSGHARQQDLIAHLAALHTP, from the coding sequence GTGGGAGACCTGAATTGCGTAGACACCTTCAATCACATCGTCGGGACCTTGTATGACGCGGTCCTGTACAAGGAACCGAACCATTTTTCGAATGCGCTCAAAGATTTTGAGCGAACGATTGAATCTGACAGCTGCCACCTTTTCGCGCTCGACAGAATCGGCCGGGACATCTTCACGGTGAACACCCATAGCGAGGATGTGGATCAACAAATTCAGGGGTATTACGAACATTTCCGCCATATGGACCCTAGGCTGGAAAAAACGTTGAACCACGTTGGCGAGGCCTACCGTTGCACTGACTTTTTCAGCGCCTCTTTCATGAACCGCAATGAGTTTTTCCAGGACTACCTGGTACCGATGGGGCGTGTATTCACCGCTGGCGGCATGATCTCTAAAACAGAGGACTGCAGCAACGTCATCGTTTTCAACAGGTACAAGGGCCGTAAAGATTTCAATCTCGGCGAATTGAGCGCCATCCGACGATTGTTTCCTCACCTGCGACGCGCACTGCACCTGGCTATGCAGCAGGAGGTGACCTCTCTGGCACACAACACCCAGGCAGAGCTACTGCAACAACAATCTGTCGGAGTCATAGGACTGGGAAAGCACCAGCAAGTGCTGTTTGCAAACCCCTTCGCCAGAGCACTACTGGGGTCGCTGCGCAACTTGGGATGGCGCGGCCAAGCCCTGCGGGACCACAGCCCCCTTGCGCTGATGGGTCGCCGAGCCCACCAAGAGCGCAAACCACAAGTAATTCGAGTGCCATCAGACAAAGGTGTTTTGGTGATAACGGCATGGGCTAGTCCCCGGCAAGAAACTTCCCACTGGTTACCGTCTGTCAGTGCTGCGTCTGATCAACATTTGCATACCTGCTTGATGGTCCAACTCCTGCGTCCCGGGCACCGGCTTACCCCTGCATTGCTGCAGCAGTTGTACGGCTACACCTCTGCCGAAGCTCGGCTTGCCAAAGAGCTGGCGCAAGGAACAACGGTTGAAGACTACGCCAACAGCTTTCATGTGAGCGTAGCTACTGTTCGCACCCAGTTGCGTCAAGTTTTAGCAAAATCAGGACATGCTCGACAGCAAGACCTGATTGCCCACCTTGCAGCGCTGCACACCCCCTAA
- a CDS encoding TlyA family RNA methyltransferase — protein sequence MRIDQLLVQRGLASTRSQAQRLIADGVEWLKMELSGEVWKRVAKNGDEVPEGAKIRLLDDSEARYVSRGGLKLEAALKQVGLSVTGLRCLDVGQSTGGFTDCLLQAGAQSVVGVDVGSAQLHPSLRSDPRVLCVESVNARTLSAMDLVAAYADSTGAGGQFDEESNGVDDWGDEDDFDDEDAAPAPEAAEPEPVELPPDFAPPFDLLVADLSFISQTLVLPAAVELLKEGGMLLTLVKPQFELQPGQVGKGGIVKDPEMYPIVEQRLRETCANLGLTVTHWFDSAIEGGDGNREFFICARKAG from the coding sequence ATGCGAATTGATCAACTTTTGGTGCAGCGTGGGCTGGCCAGCACCCGCTCGCAGGCCCAGCGCCTGATTGCGGATGGCGTGGAGTGGCTGAAGATGGAGCTTTCGGGTGAAGTCTGGAAACGTGTGGCCAAAAATGGCGATGAAGTGCCCGAGGGCGCCAAGATCCGTTTGCTCGATGATTCCGAAGCGCGTTATGTGTCCCGCGGTGGCCTCAAGCTCGAGGCGGCCCTGAAGCAAGTCGGCCTGTCTGTTACCGGACTGCGTTGTTTGGATGTGGGGCAAAGCACCGGTGGCTTCACCGATTGCTTGCTGCAAGCCGGTGCGCAATCGGTCGTGGGTGTGGATGTGGGCAGCGCCCAGTTGCATCCCTCGCTGCGCAGCGACCCGCGCGTTTTATGTGTCGAGTCTGTCAACGCGCGCACGCTGTCTGCTATGGATTTGGTAGCTGCTTACGCAGATAGCACCGGCGCAGGCGGCCAATTTGATGAAGAATCAAACGGCGTGGATGACTGGGGCGATGAAGACGACTTCGACGACGAAGACGCGGCTCCAGCGCCAGAGGCTGCCGAGCCAGAACCGGTAGAGCTGCCACCTGATTTTGCTCCACCCTTTGATTTGCTCGTGGCTGATCTGTCCTTTATTTCGCAGACCCTGGTGTTGCCTGCTGCGGTGGAGTTGCTCAAAGAGGGTGGCATGTTGCTTACGCTGGTCAAACCCCAGTTCGAGCTGCAGCCCGGTCAAGTGGGCAAGGGTGGGATCGTCAAAGATCCCGAGATGTACCCGATCGTGGAGCAGCGCTTGCGCGAGACCTGTGCCAACCTCGGGCTCACCGTGACCCATTGGTTTGACTCCGCCATCGAAGGCGGAGACGGAAACCGCGAATTCTTTATTTGCGCCCGCAAGGCGGGTTGA
- the rplM gene encoding 50S ribosomal protein L13: MSTFSAKPAEVVHEWFVVDATDKVLGRVASEVALRLRGKHKAIYTPHVDTGDFIVVINAAQLKVTGTKSLDKVYYRHSGYPGGITATNFRDMQSKHPGRALEKAVKGMLPKGPLGYAMIKKLKVYGGAEHPHTAQQPKVLEL; encoded by the coding sequence ATGTCTACATTCAGCGCAAAACCCGCTGAGGTCGTGCACGAGTGGTTTGTGGTTGACGCGACCGATAAGGTCCTCGGACGAGTAGCCAGCGAAGTTGCTCTCCGTTTGCGCGGCAAACACAAGGCCATTTACACGCCTCACGTCGATACCGGTGATTTCATCGTCGTTATCAACGCAGCCCAACTCAAAGTGACTGGCACCAAGTCCCTGGACAAGGTGTACTACCGCCACTCCGGTTACCCCGGCGGTATCACAGCCACTAACTTCCGTGACATGCAGTCCAAGCATCCCGGTCGCGCTTTGGAAAAAGCCGTCAAGGGCATGCTGCCCAAGGGTCCCCTGGGCTACGCCATGATCAAGAAGCTCAAGGTGTACGGTGGTGCTGAGCATCCCCACACTGCCCAGCAACCCAAAGTGTTGGAACTGTAA
- the metF gene encoding methylenetetrahydrofolate reductase [NAD(P)H] → MFTSHRIPLSLEFFPPKTPEGAEKLRVVRQQLYSLAPDFCSVTFGAGGSTQEGTFNTVRDILSEGVSAASHFSCVGATKATVRVQLATLKAMGVKRLVALRGDLPSGYGAGGEFQYASDLVAFIRAETGDDFHIEVAAYPEVHPQAKSPASDLQAFAAKVKAGANSAITQYFYNSDAYFRFLEEVDALGVTVPVVPGIMPITSSTQLMRFSDACGAEIPRWIRLRLQSYGDDVASIKAFGLEVVTDLCEQLRAGGAPSIHFYTMNQSAPTLALCQNLGLSA, encoded by the coding sequence ATGTTTACAAGCCATCGGATTCCACTGAGTCTGGAATTCTTTCCGCCCAAAACCCCTGAGGGTGCCGAAAAGCTGCGCGTGGTGCGCCAACAGCTGTACAGCTTGGCCCCCGATTTTTGCTCAGTGACTTTTGGTGCGGGCGGTTCGACCCAAGAGGGAACGTTCAACACCGTGCGCGACATCTTGTCGGAAGGGGTGAGCGCGGCTTCCCACTTTTCGTGCGTGGGTGCGACCAAAGCCACTGTGAGGGTGCAATTGGCAACCTTGAAGGCCATGGGTGTTAAGCGCCTGGTCGCTTTGCGCGGCGACTTGCCGAGCGGCTATGGCGCAGGCGGTGAGTTTCAATACGCCAGTGATTTGGTGGCCTTTATCCGAGCCGAAACCGGCGACGATTTCCACATTGAAGTGGCGGCCTACCCCGAAGTGCATCCGCAGGCCAAATCACCGGCCAGCGACCTTCAGGCATTTGCTGCCAAGGTCAAAGCAGGTGCCAATTCCGCGATCACCCAGTATTTTTACAACTCTGATGCCTATTTCCGGTTTCTGGAAGAGGTGGATGCTTTGGGCGTCACGGTGCCCGTGGTGCCGGGCATCATGCCGATTACCAGCTCGACCCAGCTGATGCGTTTCTCGGATGCCTGTGGCGCCGAAATTCCGCGTTGGATTCGCTTGCGCCTGCAGAGCTACGGGGATGACGTGGCATCCATCAAGGCGTTTGGCTTGGAGGTGGTGACCGATTTGTGCGAGCAACTCCGCGCAGGCGGTGCACCCTCCATCCATTTCTACACCATGAACCAGAGTGCCCCGACTCTGGCTTTGTGTCAAAACCTCGGCCTAAGCGCCTAA
- a CDS encoding DUF6776 family protein has protein sequence MLAIVLGFCAAIGLWAFEFGKDIAGLEKGSKDELVQLRATAAALQAEMLTLKAERDQAQSVANTADTLVTAEKASQEKLISQVKQLEADNRALRDDLGFFEKLIPAGGVEGIAIRGLQAELTAPGTLKWQALVMQAGRNSQEFVGRLEITLVGTANGKPWTASLPEGAIALKVKQYGRLEGEFPLPPGCGEKRVSACS, from the coding sequence TTGCTCGCGATTGTGTTGGGTTTTTGCGCGGCCATCGGGCTATGGGCATTTGAGTTTGGCAAGGATATTGCCGGTCTCGAAAAGGGGTCCAAAGATGAATTGGTGCAGCTTCGCGCAACAGCCGCTGCGTTACAAGCCGAAATGTTGACCCTGAAAGCGGAGCGAGATCAGGCGCAATCAGTCGCCAATACGGCGGACACCTTGGTAACCGCTGAAAAGGCGTCTCAAGAAAAGCTCATCTCGCAAGTGAAACAACTCGAGGCCGACAACCGGGCCTTGCGCGACGATCTGGGGTTTTTCGAGAAACTGATTCCTGCGGGCGGGGTTGAGGGCATTGCGATACGGGGTCTTCAAGCGGAGCTCACCGCTCCGGGCACCTTAAAATGGCAAGCGTTGGTCATGCAGGCCGGCCGGAACAGCCAAGAGTTTGTAGGTCGTTTGGAAATAACGCTGGTGGGGACGGCAAACGGCAAGCCCTGGACGGCTTCGCTACCCGAAGGGGCTATCGCCCTCAAGGTCAAGCAATACGGGCGCCTGGAAGGAGAGTTTCCGCTCCCCCCAGGCTGTGGTGAAAAGCGTGTCAGCGCGTGTTCTTGA
- a CDS encoding serine/threonine protein kinase has translation MDALANGTRLAEFEIKGLLGVGGFGMVYRGYDHSLHRAVAIKEYMPTSLVGRDNLSSLTVKSVADAAAFESGLRSFIAEARLLARFDHPSLVKVYRFWEANNTAYMAMPLYEGITLKEARRRMSGPPPQEWLQSVLWSVLAGLKVLHDNSTLHRDVSPDNIFLQNIGPPVLLDLGAARRAILDTSQKHTAILKVNYAPIEQYADARDMQEGPWTDLYAVAAVMHGCICNEPPLPATFRAVRDRLPAFSQVAQTAETHFNQKYSDGFVRAISHALAIEPGDRTASVEAFTQEIGMKSPPDLARFDWRKFLGDSVTLVETGNDPQPVTTELLTTQPAPHFPDTVFQPATFDQSKTVKVPPKGESPAKKRRAEAPQGKARAKSPWLWIAGGVVLVGALVWSMRPTPPITAATPPVESIVPPSPLVTEAAPVVPPSQVQPSQNPAAVPLAPAKPASGTVANGRTKPNAAPKQSGGAATSPAVAEKPSSPPPTGAATGQGGAETLSAGDSPAKDPTAICATASIFSRTMCVYRECQKPEFYNLAVCVADRKHWEEQNKSRN, from the coding sequence ATGGACGCCCTTGCAAACGGTACCCGTCTCGCCGAGTTTGAGATCAAGGGCTTGCTGGGCGTGGGTGGTTTTGGCATGGTCTACCGGGGTTATGACCATTCATTGCACCGTGCGGTCGCGATCAAAGAGTACATGCCCACCAGCCTGGTAGGGCGTGACAACCTGTCCTCTCTCACGGTGAAGTCGGTGGCAGACGCGGCGGCTTTTGAGTCGGGTTTGCGTTCTTTTATTGCCGAGGCGCGCTTGTTGGCCCGCTTTGACCACCCGTCTTTGGTGAAGGTGTATCGCTTCTGGGAAGCCAACAATACCGCCTATATGGCGATGCCCTTGTACGAGGGCATTACCCTCAAGGAGGCCCGTCGCAGGATGAGCGGCCCCCCGCCCCAGGAGTGGCTGCAGTCGGTGTTGTGGTCGGTATTGGCTGGCCTCAAGGTATTGCACGACAACAGCACGCTGCACCGGGATGTGTCGCCCGACAACATTTTTCTGCAGAACATCGGCCCTCCGGTCCTGCTGGATTTGGGAGCTGCTCGACGCGCCATTCTCGATACCAGCCAAAAGCACACGGCCATCCTCAAGGTGAATTACGCGCCGATCGAGCAATACGCCGACGCCCGGGACATGCAAGAGGGGCCGTGGACCGATCTCTATGCGGTAGCGGCCGTGATGCACGGCTGCATCTGCAATGAGCCGCCTCTACCGGCCACGTTCCGCGCAGTGCGCGACCGCTTGCCGGCTTTTTCGCAGGTGGCCCAGACGGCCGAGACACATTTCAACCAGAAATACTCTGACGGCTTTGTCCGCGCCATCTCGCACGCGCTGGCGATTGAGCCTGGTGACCGAACTGCAAGTGTGGAGGCCTTTACTCAAGAAATCGGCATGAAGTCGCCTCCCGATCTCGCGCGATTCGACTGGCGAAAATTTCTGGGCGATTCGGTGACTTTGGTCGAGACCGGTAATGATCCGCAGCCGGTCACCACGGAGTTGCTCACGACGCAGCCGGCCCCGCATTTTCCGGATACGGTGTTTCAGCCTGCTACGTTCGATCAATCCAAAACAGTGAAGGTGCCTCCCAAGGGAGAGTCGCCGGCTAAAAAGCGCCGCGCTGAGGCCCCCCAAGGAAAGGCGCGCGCAAAGTCGCCCTGGCTCTGGATTGCAGGGGGCGTGGTACTTGTTGGCGCCCTCGTGTGGTCCATGCGGCCGACACCTCCAATCACAGCGGCAACACCGCCGGTGGAAAGCATCGTGCCCCCAAGCCCTCTGGTGACAGAGGCTGCGCCGGTTGTACCTCCATCACAAGTTCAGCCATCGCAAAACCCTGCCGCTGTGCCGCTTGCGCCTGCGAAACCCGCGAGTGGAACGGTTGCCAATGGTCGCACCAAGCCGAACGCTGCTCCCAAACAGTCTGGGGGGGCTGCGACGTCACCTGCAGTGGCCGAGAAGCCGTCGAGCCCACCGCCAACTGGTGCCGCCACTGGGCAGGGTGGTGCCGAAACATTGTCCGCGGGCGATTCTCCTGCGAAAGATCCCACCGCCATCTGCGCGACTGCATCGATCTTTTCGCGAACCATGTGTGTCTACCGGGAATGCCAGAAGCCCGAGTTTTACAACTTGGCCGTTTGCGTGGCAGATCGCAAGCATTGGGAAGAGCAGAACAAGTCCCGCAACTGA
- a CDS encoding bactofilin family protein, which produces MFNKNKQPPIKSLIADGTEIQGNLTFSDGLRVDGTVVGNVHAAEAAMSILVISDSASITGSITADHIIINGAVKGPIHARRMLELQPKARIEGDIEYAALEMHQGALIAGQLRPMLLGEEKPTLKLAANNQ; this is translated from the coding sequence ATGTTCAATAAAAATAAGCAGCCACCCATCAAGAGTCTGATCGCGGACGGAACTGAGATCCAAGGGAATCTGACTTTTTCGGATGGCCTGCGGGTTGATGGCACTGTCGTTGGCAATGTGCATGCTGCTGAGGCGGCCATGAGCATCCTCGTGATCTCGGACTCTGCGAGCATTACCGGTTCGATCACGGCCGATCACATCATCATCAACGGCGCGGTGAAAGGCCCCATCCATGCGCGTCGCATGTTGGAACTGCAACCCAAGGCCCGGATCGAGGGTGACATTGAATATGCAGCCTTGGAAATGCACCAGGGCGCCTTGATCGCTGGCCAGCTGCGTCCGATGTTGCTTGGCGAAGAAAAACCCACATTGAAACTAGCGGCAAATAACCAGTGA